In Triticum aestivum cultivar Chinese Spring chromosome 5B, IWGSC CS RefSeq v2.1, whole genome shotgun sequence, the following proteins share a genomic window:
- the LOC123116982 gene encoding universal stress protein PHOS34, whose product MCSLEAVSLTVSVLVLLRVSEGIVMEEVSAEAAAMATGAGAGGAEGATMKVVAAVDASEESLHALSWALDNVVRPHPGASVVVLHVQHHANHFAYPVAGHGLQYVPPTAVDSVRKTHEENSRRVVSVALDLCRQKQASATAAVVEGDAKEAICRAVEDMHADLLVLGSRGLGMIKRALLGSVSDYLAHHACCTVLIVKPPNKAHHK is encoded by the exons ATGTGCTCGCTCGAGGCTGTGTCACTCACAGTGTCAGTACTGGTCTTACTTCGAGTGAGTGAAGGCATCGTCATGGAGGAGGTGAGCGCCGAGGCCGCGGCCATGGCGACCGGCGCCGGAGCTGGAGGCGCGGAGGGCGCGACGATGAAGGTGGTGGCTGCGGTGGACGCGAGCGAGGAGAGCCTGCACGCGCTGTCGTGGGCGCTCGACAACGTCGTCCGTCCCCACCCCGGCGCGTCCGTCGTCGTCCTCCACGTCCAGCATCACGCCAACCACTTCGCCTACCCCGTCGCCGGGCACG GCCTACAGTACGTCCCGcccacggcggtggactccgtgaGGAAGACGCACGAGGAGAACTCCCGGCGAGTCGTGTCCGTCGCGCTCGACCTCTGCAGGCAGAAGCAGGCGAGCGccacggcggcggtggtggagggcGACGCCAAGGAGGCCATCTGCCGCGCCGTGGAGGacatgcacgccgacctcctcgtCCTCGGCAGCCGCGGCCTCGGCATGATCAAGAG GGCGTTGCTGGGCAGCGTGAGCGACTACCTCGCCCACCACGCGTGCTGCACCGTTCTCATCGTGAAGCCGCCCAACAAAGCGCACCACAAGTGA
- the LOC123113332 gene encoding tetratricopeptide repeat protein 4 homolog, which yields MALLMEPGSEPLTEDEKADLDGIAAIKESAAREYREEGNQFVKKGRKHYPDAVDCYTKAIAQMGAPSAPNPDASVLFANRAHVNLLLGNHRRALDDAEEAVRLSPSNLKAHYRAAKAALALDLLPQAASFCRRGLEQDPANEELKKFLAQVEAQQRERDLKRAKVAQAISAAKDLAAAIEKRGLRLGKAAYQELTGVKKPKLDEQGVLHWPVLLLYPEVMSSDFIEDFPETDMFSEHLDLMFSESSPPLPWDENHAYTRDAIELYCQAGDGTPFSRSELLKYLLEGTVDSGSLPESLDGEDGEHGTVKGSTAISSSQGSSSKWIKVREGKTLQEALQHKDYIIPAVPVFFVVSRKSAFYSKFKAGNWSLP from the exons ATGGCGCTGCTGATGGAGCCCGGGTCGGAGCCCCTGACGGAGGACGAGAAGGCCGACCTGGACGGCATCGCCGCCATCAAGGAGTCGGCGGCGCGCGAGTACAGGGAGGAGGGCAACCAGTTCGTCAAGAAGGGCCGGAAGCACTACCCCGACGCCGTCGACTGCTACACCAAGGCCATCGCCCAGATGGGCGCGCCCTCCGCGCCGAACCCCGACGCCTCCGTCCTCTTCGCCAACCGCGCGCACGTCAACCTCCTCCTCGGCAACCACCGCCGCGCCCTCGACGACGCCGAGGAGGCCGTCCGGCTCTCCCCCTCCAACCTCAAG GCGCACTACCGGGCGGCGAAGGCCGCGCTTGCCCTCGACCTGCTGCCGCAGGCGGCGTCCTTCTGCCGGCGGGGGCTCGAGCAGGACCCCGCCAACGAGGAGCTCAAGAAATTCCTCGCGCAGGTGGAGgcgcagcagcgcgagcgagatctTAAAAGGGCCAAGGTTGCACAGGCCATATCCGCAGCAAAG GATCTTGCTGCTGCTATAGAGAAGAGAGGGCTGAGGCTGGGGAAGGCAGCGTACCAGGAGCTGACCGGGGTAAAGAAGCCGAAGCTGGATGAGCAGGGCGTGCTCCACTGGCCGGTTCTTCTGCTCTACCCAGAGGTCATGTCGAGCGACTTTATCGAGGATTTTCCGGAGACTGATATGTTCTCGGAGCACCTTGATCTC ATGTTCTCAGAAAGTTCTCCACCTTTGCCATGGGATGAGAACCATGCTTACACAAGGGACGCTATTGAGCTGTATTGTCAG GCTGGTGATGGCACACCGTTTTCCAGAAGTGAATTGTTAAAATATCTTCTGGAAGGCACTGTCGACTCAGGGTCGCTCCCAGAAAGCCTTGATGGGGAAGATGGAGAACATGGTACTGTCAAGGGCAGCACAGCTATATCATCAA GCCAGGGCTCCTCCAGTAAGTGGATCAAAGTAAGAGAAGGGAAAACTCTTCAGGAAGCGCTGCAGCATAAAGACTACATCATCCCCGCTGTACCTG TGTTCTTTGTGGTTTCAAGGAAGTCCGCCTTCTATTCGAAGTTCAAGGCTGGGAATTGGTCTTTGCCGTAG